One window of the Lycorma delicatula isolate Av1 chromosome 3, ASM4794821v1, whole genome shotgun sequence genome contains the following:
- the LOC142322425 gene encoding uncharacterized protein LOC142322425, with product MEKKAPNWILDRRDSGKLFWRRDSAGIPSENGTVVNRVKFRCDVEILEFFKSEEETAEDYSTSEDDDDYGWGRGSWRLKSKDDVPPPSSLVGGFCIAIIFAVLTYQWWFSNPKILS from the coding sequence ATGGAAAAAAAAGCACCGAATTGGATCCTCGATAGACGAGATTCCGGAAAATTATTTTGGAGAAGAGATTCCGCCGGTATTCCGTCAGAGAACGGTACAGTTGTTAATCGTGTTAAATTTCGTTGCGACgttgaaatattagaattttttaaaagcgaAGAAGAAACGGCTGAAGATTATTCGACGTCGGAAGATGATGACGATTACGGTTGGGGTCGTGGTAGTTGGCGTCTTAAAAGTAAAGATGACGTTCCACCTCCTTCGTCGCTTGTCGGTGGATTTTGTATCGCGATTATTTTCGCCGTCCTTACATATCAGTGGTGGTTTTCAAATCCAAAGATTTTATCGTAA